The Culex pipiens pallens isolate TS chromosome 2, TS_CPP_V2, whole genome shotgun sequence DNA window TGTCGGCCGCTTTTTCGCCAATCATGAACACGACCGCGTTCGGATGTCCCGTCATAGGAGTGGGCATGATGGAGGCATCGACGACGCGGAGATTCCGGACACCGTGAACCTGCAGCTCTGGGTTGACCACCGCGCTTGTGTCGCTGGCCGGTCCCATCTTGCAAGTTCCGCACTGATGGGGTGAAAGCGAAGCCATTTGCTGGACGGTGCACTTCCAGTAGTCGTCACTTCTGAACGGGAGGGATTCGCATCCGGGGATTGGAGTTGGATCCAGCGATGATCCGTACTTGGCAAAGGGTGCGGATTCGCCTAGTTCTACGGCCATGTTGATGGCGGAGATGACGGTGGCGAGGTCGTGGGGATGACTGAAGTAGTTGGTTTTGATGCGAGGTTGAGAGTATGGATTGGTGTTCTTCAAAGTGATCCGACCACGACTTTTTGGTTGCTCCAAGGTTACGAAGATCGAAAACTGTCCTCGATCGGCGTTTGCCAGCAAATTTGAGCCCTCCAAGGCTTGTGGAAGTCCGAGCAGTTTTAGAGCTGAATCAGAGCTATTCCTATTGAGCGTAACAGAAGCAAAGAATAACTCAATGTCAGGGTAATCAACGGGAAGGTCGGACATAGGAGTGCTCATGAACGCTGCACTTTCGAATCTCGCAGGGAAAGAAAACACCCCTGTTCCATGGGTTAGGTATTCCGCAAGTGTGTTAGAGTTAAACTCAGCAGGATTTAAGAACAGTGACTGATTAAGATTGAACTGAAGGCTAGAGTAGGCATAATGATCATGAAGGTTGTAGCCAACGTCCAGCGACTTGATCACCGGTATCGATAACGACTCCAGATGTTGCTTGGGACCTACTCCAGAGAGCATCAGCAGTTGGGGAGAGTTGATGGCACCGGCTGATAGTACAACTTCCTTGCTGGCGTAGACTTTGTGCTGTACTCCATCTTTCACAAACTCAACTCCGTGGGCAGTTTTTGTTCTGGGATCGATCAAGATTCTGATGACTCGCGAGTTCATCGAAATAAAAAGATTTGGTCTGTTTCTAATCGGATGAAGATAGTCCCGGGCTGCACTGCGTCGTTGACCTCTAAAAGTATTCGTGTCCGTAACCTTGAAGAAACCAAGCTGAACCTTATCATCCGGCTCAATTGACGAATACCCAAAACTCTTCCCAGCTTCGACGAAGCTGCGTAGTAACGGCGTTTGCAAGGTCAGCCGAGATTTCTTCAAATAGCTCTGCTCACCCTTCAAGAAGTAAGGCAACACGTCGGAGTAGCTCCAACCGTAGTTACCAGCCAGGGCCCATCGATCGTAGTCGTAGTAATGACCCCGGGTGTACACCATGTAGTTGTGCAAGCTCGTACCCCCAAGCCCGCGCCCTTTAATCACACTACAAACCCCACCCGGTTCTCCCCTGCAAACAGTACTCTCCGGCTCCGCCTTGTATTGCCAACTGTACCCTGAAAGCACAAGAGTTACTCCACGTCGATCAACACAAAACAAACCTCCAAACCAGTCTCCGTAAGCAGCTCCGCCGCCGTCAGCGGAACGCTGAGCAGTGCGTTCTCCTCGCGACCTGCCTCCAGCAGCAGAACCTTCCACCGTGGGTTCTCGCTCAGTCGGTTGGCCATCACGCAACCGCCGGATCCGGCACCGATCACGATAAAGTCATACTCGAGCAGGAACGAGTTGGTGTCGCGGAACGTTGCGCTCGCATCGCCGTACAGATATTCGGCACTGAAGTTGGCAAAGGTGCTCTGGAGCGTTTCGAGCGGGGCTTCGTTGCTCAAGGCTAGCAACAGCGGGAGAATTCCGGCGGTCATGATAACCTCTGGTATCAGACTGACATGGTGTAATCTAGGTGGGAAATGCAACGCTGCATTGTTTTCTTCAACTCGGTATATTATGGAAACAGTCTGTTTCTTGACGTGATGAAATGTTTATCttttaaaaacagttttcaaacaTTACTTCCCTAAAGCGAGAACCAGTGTTTCAGAAAATTGTTTGATGAGATTTTTATATGAATTGTCATGTAATCGTG harbors:
- the LOC120420595 gene encoding glucose dehydrogenase [FAD, quinone]-like; this encodes MTAGILPLLLALSNEAPLETLQSTFANFSAEYLYGDASATFRDTNSFLLEYDFIVIGAGSGGCVMANRLSENPRWKVLLLEAGREENALLSVPLTAAELLTETGYSWQYKAEPESTVCRGEPGGVCSVIKGRGLGGTSLHNYMVYTRGHYYDYDRWALAGNYGWSYSDVLPYFLKGEQSYLKKSRLTLQTPLLRSFVEAGKSFGYSSIEPDDKVQLGFFKVTDTNTFRGQRRSAARDYLHPIRNRPNLFISMNSRVIRILIDPRTKTAHGVEFVKDGVQHKVYASKEVVLSAGAINSPQLLMLSGVGPKQHLESLSIPVIKSLDVGYNLHDHYAYSSLQFNLNQSLFLNPAEFNSNTLAEYLTHGTGVFSFPARFESAAFMSTPMSDLPVDYPDIELFFASVTLNRNSSDSALKLLGLPQALEGSNLLANADRGQFSIFVTLEQPKSRGRITLKNTNPYSQPRIKTNYFSHPHDLATVISAINMAVELGESAPFAKYGSSLDPTPIPGCESLPFRSDDYWKCTVQQMASLSPHQCGTCKMGPASDTSAVVNPELQVHGVRNLRVVDASIMPTPMTGHPNAVVFMIGEKAADMVKNRWLKR